The following nucleotide sequence is from Myripristis murdjan chromosome 22, fMyrMur1.1, whole genome shotgun sequence.
gtgtgtgagtgtgtgtgtatggggaaTTCAGTCTCAAACTGACAAAACTGGAGTGTGTATTGAAGAGGATTGAGAGTCCAGgggccagatgcataaaactgCGTACGCATGGTGTGAAGCATACGGGAAGATGCACACATTCTCACCAcgcattcttttttttataaataccgATTTATGTGTAGAAAATAGCATATTTCTGTGCATATGCAGCGTTTATACCTCTGGTCCCAGGTTGGGAGAGGGTTAATGAGGAGAGGAACATTATTTCTTGGTTGGCAACAGAGATTTTAAAGAGGGCCATCTTCAGCATCAGAAGCCACAAGAGAGTTTCAGCAAATCCAGTTACATGATGATCCAGTAATATGATTCTCCAGGTAATGAACAGTTCCaatcattcataaaaaaaaaaaaaaaaaaaaaaaaaaaaaaatcaaacccacTCTTGGTGTTTACCTTCTTGTCTTGTAGTTTAGATTTGGCTCAAACATTCGCTTCTAAGTCATGCCACTGTTCATGGAAAcaggtctgtcctctctctctctctcacacacacacacacacacacactgctggtttgttggctggctgctacattctcCAATctttgaagaagaaaaacagcctcTAAACCAATAAACCAGCATTACTCAAAAACAAAtcctgaatttttattttttaacaaaggCAGACAAATGTTTATTAAGGTCAGTCGATTGAAACAAGATTCTTAACAGGATTCTTATGAATGAAGGCAGCAGCATCCtctttgaggtgtgtgtgtgtgtgtgtgtgtgtaagcgccCCCATCTGGCCACTCGTGGgactgctgccccctggtgcTGTCCAGTCCAGGATCTCTGTCTGATGCGGAGACAAAGTCTTGTGCTCACTGTTAACTGTGTGGTGTGGAATGATGATAAAGCTGagtttctatttctattttatttctatttctattttacaAAGTACTATCACTACCTTTGTATCTTGACTGCACCCACTTGCAAAGAGGCCGTCATATGGGCTGTGTTCAAGCTGTCAGTCAAAGTCAGCAAAAACTTGGTGCTTTTGGATTTTATTGTAAATGTACAATGTCTACAGAAATATCTAGCGAAATGCGTCTGTCAAAATACAGGCCAAAAAAGGTCAAATCAACAGAGAATCCAACACCTGCTAATCTTTAGGTCTCATGACCCTTAGCCTAGGGAGGTGTTGGGGTCAGATCCTAAAAATCCAATACCAGTGTCATGGGGAACAGTCATTTTGCATCATTactggtgtttgtgtgagccATGTCTGCATCAGAACCTAATGGTCaacagtgtgtctcagtgtaCCTTAATCACTATCCCATTTTCCACCATGATTCCTCCATTTATCCATGTGTTTTCCGTTTGAGCAACCGAAGTTACATTGTAATCCAAAGGGGCCGTTCCTATGTCCAGTTCACATCACAGACTCACGGCTGTAGAGAAAACGGCTCGTTTTTGAAATGGGGTTGGAGCCCCACAACACATTTTAACCAAACCGGCTACACTGTGTTGATGAGGTGGTAATATTTGTTTGGTCTGACAAGGGtcgaaatgtatttttttaatctatcaCTGCTAATGGCCTTCCTGCCCTCTCACTGTgacagtgtttgtttggttattCTCATACGCTGCCTTTACATTCTCACATACTGGAACTCTGCTGAATTTGgccttttctattttttgtcccCAGACCCTAAACTGGGTCCTGTGGATGTATAGGTTCCCCAAAAGGAGTGTAGCTGAAATTACAGTGCTGAAGAATCCATCTAAAATCTCTGTGCGGCTGCTTTACTGTGGATGACCTGAAGGACTGAGgtgtcagtcactcagtcaaaTGATACCTCCAGGCCTGTCTTGCTTTACTTGCACATGTCCGAACTGTGACCATTTCATATTGTGAAAATATATGACTTGGCGTCAGTAATTATCTTGTGCAGTGTCAGCTCTGTTTTTAAACTCTCTCTTTTAAACTTTACTAACTTCCCAAAAGCAAGTACAAGTCCATTTGAAAGACTCAGATACTATCCACCCTCTGGCTCCTCTGTGGTTTTGATTCCTCATATTGTGATTGCTATCTGGATGCACTTGGCCTATGTTTCCTTTTCCCAAACAAAAGTGTCTGACATCAGCAAATAGCCAGTGGGGGTCAGGTACAGCATGCCAAAATATTCCACCTATCAGAGACAGAATAAATATTCCTGTGCAAACCTCAACTTCAACTTATTAGAGTAACTCaagacaaaaatggaaaaaaaaaatcaaaggttaaaattcttgtttttgtattaaGCAACCAGAGATTTGGATTTGGATCCACTGTCAcctaataaaatattaattattgcATCAATCAACTACTGTTGCTCACCTGAAGTGATGAAAATTATACATGTagaaaatgatatttaaaaagaaTGGGGAGGAGTTCCAGAGTACATGTTGGGTACATGAAATAGATTATGTTGTACAGTCATAATTACAGAATTTATTCCTTCAGGGATGCCTTATATTGATAACAGATAACATTATACTTGCTATGCAGAGAAATTTATGGCCAATTGTGTTTTGCATAGCAGGAAAAGTTTTAGGCTTGTcccaaaaacattttgatttgtttaataACATCATTCAGATAAAACTGGAATTATTATGCAAAATTGTACAGATTTTGAAAGTCTCTGAGGGGTTAGGAAATGTGACTGTGATGAAAAGGAgcaacacatgaaaaaacaatcaTGATAATCTTGAGGATTCCCGGCTCCCAGTTGGAGAACATTGTTTTAAGAGCAATAAAACAGGCAAATTCTGACAAATTCTACATTTTTATGGTTTAATGCAAACATGgcaggctgtttttgtttgtttgtttctaattCTTCTCTAAACTAATAAACAGGTGAGGCTGATACTTTCGAATTGTGATTAAATCTGCATTTTCAAAGCTGCTGTGTGAACATTCAAGACAACGCTTACATGTTGTTGCCAAATTTCCTGTCTTGTCTCAGTTGTATTctagattttgtttgtttgtttgtttgtttttgtttgtttgtttttggtaacAGTATCTGTGCTGTTGTGACAGTTGTCTCTGCATCCCAGTCTGGGTCTATAGGCTTTTCACAACATTCCTTTAGCATGAAATGAAAAGGTCTGTTGCTCCTCTGCGTGGCCATCTGTGTGTACTacaactttacacacacacacacacacacacacacacacacacacacacacacacacacacacacacacacacacacacacacactgccgctGCCTTCCACTAAGCAATTtcgccttcaaaataaaagcataatatttctcacagagaaataaaatgttttatcaaATAACAGGATATGCATAACAGCACACTCGCACCTGAATACACAGTGGACTCATTGCGATAAGTGTGTGCTCAAACCTTCCCTTCAATGCCCCCCCAAAACCTCACCGACGTCGAAGGAAGTTCATCAATGATggggttttattttttgaagattatcacCGGAAGTGCTTGTTGACACTTGACTCCTCCCACTCCAGCTGCCAGTGGAAAGTCAAAGTACATAGCGGCACTGACGCGCTGCCTTCCCATTCATTTCTGTGCGCACGTCTGTTTCATGACTCTCGTCTGTCGTAAAGCCTGAGCTGTCACCCACGACCACGATGAGGCTGCTGCCGgttgttgtcaccgtgttgctcacTCTGGCGGCCGCTTACTACATCTACATCCCGCTGCCCGATGCCATCCAGGAGCCGTGGAAGTTGATGCTGCTGGATGCGGGGTTCCGTGCAACTATGAAAGTGGTAAGAAACCTGCGGGTTTCCTCCGAGCAGAGGCAGTAACTGGCCTGCATCTTGCTGCATCTGATCAgatgacaaagtgtgtgtgtgtgtgtgtgtgtgtgtgtgtgtgtgtgtgtgtgtgtgtgtgtatcagatgGCTGTAGCAGGTGTGCTACACGCAGATAATCTCATGTGCACCTAGGATTAGGATATAACCTTCTATGTTTCATTGCAACCTTTGTTAAAAAGGCACTAGGCTATATAATCAAAGTTAATTATGTAATGTATTGTTATTAATAGTGTTAGTAGCAGCCATAGTCTTTGTAGCGGCAAGTTGCAACAGGTGTAGTTGCAGCAGTAGTGGGGGTGGCAGTAGCAGCAGAGGCAAATGTCTTAATAAGTGATGTGATGGTAGTATCCTGCCGGTCACAGtggtagtggtaatagtagtagcagctgTCATGTGTAGTGTGAGTGTTATAAACTGTTCGTTATGTGTCAGCCTGAGTGTCTGTAGTTTGCCTTTGCACTCAGCAAACACACCATCtctgcaaatggaaatgcacTGGTGGAAAGTTCAGTGTGAGATGTagaagctgctgcaggtgtgtcaggtgctaatgtacacacacacacacacacacacacacaaagccgtAACTCTGGAATAACCTGCACCCAGGCCCACTTTGACAttgtttccctcctccctccataaAAAATAAGTTAAGTATAagttgtatgtatgcatgcaggAGTAAGAACTCATGGCACTGATATCAGATACGTCTCGTAACAACTCCTCTACATTAgttatttatatacagtatCACTCCAAGTTTGCACTTTGACCTACCTTCCCGTGCTCACTCTGTCTATTCATACAAACAACTGAAATCCCCAAGTTGAACAAACCGGCGTCTGTGCTGGAGATCGACAGCAGCCAGTGCAGGATCACAGTGCGCTCCAGTGTTTTATTGCAGCAGGATATAAGCTAAATGACATGCAGAGCAGTAAAAATTAGAAATCTGGAGCGTGTCTTGTCCTGATGTACCCAGCATCACGGACTCTGAGGGGATTTAGGCGATGATTATTTTTACAGCGCTTCGCTTTACGAGACGGGGTGAAGTCCTCTCATTCCCGTGCTGGCTGAGGCTCATTATCCACAACGGGATGAGTTGTACAAACTTTGTCAAAGGGCTTTTTCAGTAaagtaatcattttattttgagaaTGTCATGATGCTAATCTGGTGGGAGACAGCCTCGAGGGagttacttctctctctctgggcctGTGTGTCCGTGTCAGGACGATGAACTTCACCCTTGTTCTACATGTTGAAAGAAGCACTATGGGTGAAGGGTAAAGCTACCAGTCACTTGTTGCTCTACTGGGTGACGAATGTAGGAGGTTACTGTGCATGTAACCTGCTTTTGtatcttaaaatcttatttttttttaccagcagGTTGAGATAATTTAACAGATCAGGCATATGCTGCCTTGTTTAaacattttgacactttttttttttttttttatatttttgaatatttctaATGCATGTAATATGGGAAATAACTGAGAATTAGCCTATGCCAAGAATATGATTTTAAGACAGTGTAagacaaaatgatttgttaagatgacatttttttgtagtGTGGCTGTCTGACGGGGCAGGTGGCTGGCAAGCAAGCTGTGTGGCAGATTGGCAGATTTGTTTGTCCTcagcaaagacagagagcttTTATTACACAGCCACAATCTCTTCACAGGAGCCTGACAAGAGTGAAaatcaacagagagagaagggaaagtcTGCTCAACATGCAGCGCCTCTTCAATGTGTTTTATGAAATAAACTGGTGACAAAGTGTCAGGCTTGATCACAGGCTGGCTGGTCTTCTGCCAAGCAGCTGTGTCTTCTGGCCTTAGCTGAGTTGAGACACACTAGTATTGTAGGGCAGAGGTCACTGGGTGAGACGGGGCGTACTGTTATTGTGTCTGCCATCCACCGACAAGagattaatttgttttgtctttcaccAATAATGTTCTTCCgatttcattctctctttttccccaaCTTCTTTCACCTGCATTCTTTGCTCTTGTTCCTAACATTGTCTTTGCATATAGAAACAGGTGAGTGCTGGAGGCTTTTCACCTCTCTGGGCCTCTCTTTGTTCACTTCTTTTTAATGAAGAGTTTGcacttccaaaataaataaaggttattcaTGGAAATGTGTTGTGGAAATCAGCTGACATCCTGCTACACATTATCCACACgattacacacattcactctctaaTGTCACTATTGAACAAAgcaaattgccaaaaaaattaTATCAGTATTGTGAAATAACACTAAATATTGTCTGAGATCTTGGTTGTGATAATATTGTTATATGGCAGCCATTAATGTGTCTTGTCCTGGTTTTAACAGCTGCATTGCAGGAAAGGGATGCCGTTTAAATGCGTTATTTGACTGCATCAAATCCACATTATTagtgattgtttatcaaaaatctcttgtgtgtaaatacctTATGAAGGCACGGATAGTCATCGCTTCAGTATCATTGTAAGTAACGAGTTGAAAATAGGTTATAGAGTGATCGATTGTTCTTTAATCTCCCTGCCTCTCCACAGGCTGTTGTGACCCAGTGGCTGGGGCTGGGACATTTCATCGAGGCGATCAGGAGCTCCACAGAGAACATGGAAAATCTGGGGGAGGTGCTGGTGGGGTCTGAGTCCGGCTGGGGGGTCAAGCCTGGGGTGAGGGTCAGCGACACCACCTTCGATGGCGTCCCGGTGCGCGTTTATGAGCCCCCAGCCGGAGGGGAGGGGCATCTGAGGAGAGCCGTGATGTTTTTCCACGGCGGAGGCTGGGCCCTGGGCAGTGCCAGTGAGTATGAGTGTTGCTGCTGGTCTGGAGGACACACCACAAATCAGCagtagcattttttaaaaagtctgaaaaagtctttaaaaCATTGTAAACAGTTATTAGAAGGCTTAATTCTCACCACAGAATGATATATTCCTTTGGACTCTTACTGTACATGAATATTGAACAaggttatgattttttttcttcttgactAGACACAACTGGACTTTGAAACACACTGTTTTTGTCAGtgctgtatgttttattttgttttttaaaaggcTCTTCATTTCAATTCAAGACCACTTAGAAAAGGTCGTAAAACTCATTTGGTCTTGAAATCTGCAGGTACACCAAGAGCACTTACGCTTACACACCACATTGGTGTTTGTAATGGTTTTAGAATCAACACGGTACAATTTCTCCATTTGGATGGGGGTACCGATTCAAATAGAGGTGCGATAGAGGTCAGGTGTTATAGCAGGTTAATGCCACAACACATCCTTATCCACTTTGCCCtctttcatctccctctctctctcgctctctcagaGAAGGGGTCATACGATGCCATCACCCAGTTGATGTCCGATGAGCTTGACGCCGTGGTGGTCTCTGTTGAGTAAGTGTGGTTCCTCCTGCAACACTCATCCGTTATTTCCACATTCAGTCAGCTCACAGGGGCAGAGGCATATCGCTGATGTAATCCTTGCACAGATGTACAGTTTTAAAAGAATgtgaaatgaagaggaaaaaaaaaaaaaacagccggtGCAAGTGTGTTTACTGTACAAAGTGCACGTACAATCCTACACTTCCAAAAGCATTTTAAGTTTGCACTAATCCTTTCGGGTGCATCTGtcatttggattatttttagcACATAGTGTCTTCCGATTTCATTTAGAAGACACTGGCCATTCATTTTTTCCCGTGGTATGAAAAAGCATCTTCCACAAACTTGAAAAATGCCTGAGTAAAGTAATCAATCACGGTAAACACGTTGTTGTAATAGTTCTGTGAAAAGATTCATTTGGTTGATGTCGTAATCTGTAAGTTCCTTTAATGTGAGTGAAAAGTGTTTGCCCAAGAAAGTAGCCCTGCTTTAATGTCCTCTTACAGATGTTATTAACAcatcttatatatatatttaagtaAGTAAGTCATAAGTCTTAGCTGAGTTGGTAGTGGAAAAATAGCAGTGAAATTGAAGCTGATTTGTCATtgaaatgtttgtaaatttaaaatgataaaaaacaatgaattgTTAAACAAATATGATCAGATACAGTGTGTATATAGAAATAATGGGAGGTGATGTAGACTATTCATAAGGGTGCAACTCAAAATTGGACTGAATCAACAGTTGCAGCTGTTGTGTGTTTAGGTATCGCATGTACCCAGAGGTGCTTTTTCCTCAGCCGTATCTGGACTGCCTCTCTGCCGCTAAACACTTCCTGTCCCAAGAGGTTTTGGTTCGGTACTCGGTGGACCCCGAGCGCGTGGCCGTGTCAGGGGACAGCGCCGGGGGAAACCTGGCTGCCGCCATCGCACAACAGGTAACGACGCAAAACATCCAGGAAACATGCAGGAATGTCAGTACGTTTTAAATCTGCAGCAGGGAGGGTGCAGGGTTTATGGCATGGAGCTGCAGGGCAGATTTCCATGTTCAcaacttgtgcacacacacacacacacacacacacacacacagactcacaaatACTGAAGGGCAGGGTGGCAGCAGCCTAGCAGCTAAAGAAGCTGACTTAAATGTCCAGAGGTCATCATGAGATCAAGACTGTGTCATGCCATAACTTTCTGCTCTGTAAAATACTGCAGGCAGGGCAGTCGACTGCATGTTTTCTCCTATTTTAAAAACTTTTATCTgtctatactgtatgtgtacctACACCAATATGAAGATGCCCATGTGTGCACCCATGTGTGTATTGGTCTTCAAATGAGGTGTGATCCGGTACATTGTTGGCGCATTGATATCGTGAGGCTGTTGAGAGCAATTGAGCAACTGACCAATAGCAGTCCACCAAGGTGCAAACATGCCTggattttaaagggaatggtttagtttattgcatgttacgcccaaggCATGCTCATGATTAATGAAAAGACAAAGTATAACCCTTGTGGACCATGGGCCTGGTGCAACAaccctttttccaccactgtaatagcaaaagtggacttggacacactCTAAATGCACTTGCTCCATGATCTTCAGACCAAGCGCTTCGACCATTAAAATAAAGCGCCATGTGTGCTCAGtctacaaacaaaaatgaatgcatgcacacacacacacacacacacacacacacacaaactaaccCCCCTCTCTGCTTCCCCAGATTTCCACAGATGATAGCATGAGCAGGAAATTCAGCGTCCAGGCACTGATCTACCCAGTCCTCCAGGCTCTGGACTTCAACACTCCTTCTTATGAGCAAAACCAAGGCGTGCCCATCCTGTACCGGACCCTCATGATCCAGTTCTGGCTCCAGTACCTTGGTGCTGATCCGTCCCTGCTGCCTCAGCTGCTAGCCAACAACCACAGCTCCTTACACCAGTCAGCCATCACCCCCGAGCTGCGGGCACGGGTAGATTGGACTGTCCTTCTGCCaccaaaatacaagaagaacCACAAACCTGTCGTCGTGGAAACGGGATTGGAGGGCCTCGTCAAAGAGGTGCCGGGGCTGCTGGACGTGCGAGCGGCGCCGCTGCTGGCGGGGCCGGAGATCTTGGCTAAATGCCCGCGAGCGTACATCCTGACCTGCGAGTATGATGTTTTGAGGGATGATGGTTTCATGTACGCGCGGCGCTTACAGGACGCGGGTGTCACAGTCACCAGCGATCACTATGACGACGGGTTCCACGGATGCCTTAGTTTCTCATTCTGGCCGACACACTTCGATGTAGGGAAGAGGGCGCTCAGGGGTTACTTCAGCTGGCTGCAGAAGAACttgtaagggtgtgtgtgtctatgtgcatgtgtgtgtgtgtgtgtgcacatgttgaTGTGTAagtgaaagtgtgtgcatgtttgtgggCAAATGCATGcactgtatgagtgtgtttccATGGGTGCACTGGCATAAATGCCCAAGCCTTGGCTTTGTGAATCACTGACAAGCTGAGGGCTTTTGcagctgctctttgtttttaatgtaagaTCAGAAACTAAGCTCAGGTACATATCGGCATATGTACCTG
It contains:
- the nceh1a gene encoding neutral cholesterol ester hydrolase 1a, giving the protein MRLLPVVVTVLLTLAAAYYIYIPLPDAIQEPWKLMLLDAGFRATMKVAVVTQWLGLGHFIEAIRSSTENMENLGEVLVGSESGWGVKPGVRVSDTTFDGVPVRVYEPPAGGEGHLRRAVMFFHGGGWALGSAKKGSYDAITQLMSDELDAVVVSVEYRMYPEVLFPQPYLDCLSAAKHFLSQEVLVRYSVDPERVAVSGDSAGGNLAAAIAQQISTDDSMSRKFSVQALIYPVLQALDFNTPSYEQNQGVPILYRTLMIQFWLQYLGADPSLLPQLLANNHSSLHQSAITPELRARVDWTVLLPPKYKKNHKPVVVETGLEGLVKEVPGLLDVRAAPLLAGPEILAKCPRAYILTCEYDVLRDDGFMYARRLQDAGVTVTSDHYDDGFHGCLSFSFWPTHFDVGKRALRGYFSWLQKNL